ATCCAGGTCGACCACAACCACGCGCTTGCCCGCCTCGGCCAGCAAGCCGGCTAAAGCGATGGACGTGGTGGTCTTGCCGACTCCACCTTTTTGATTGGCTACTGCCCAGACTCTCATTCGGTTGATTCCTCCCGGTGGGCACAAACGCGACCGAGACATTGCATAGGTTATTGAGCCGGTGACGGAGAATTGACGGAGCTTGCCCGCACCGACGGCTTTGCAGGGGCCGGTGCAGTTTGTGTGCCAGCGCGCCTCAACGCCGCATCCGGTGTTGCATTCGCCGTGCCGGTGCCGGTCAGGCTGCGGCGTACATCCAGGTTGCGCGACACCACCAGCACCACCCGCCGGTTGCGCGCACGGCCTTCGACCGTGGCGTTATTGGCCACCGGCTGGAACTCACCATAGCCCACCGACGCCAGGCGCTGGGGGTTCACGCCCTGCATCGCGAGCATGCGCACGATGCTTGACGCCCGGGCCGAGGACAGTTCCCAGTTGGTCGGGTACTGCGCGGTGGCGATCGGAAAATTGTCGGTAAAGCCTTCGACATGAACAGGGTTCTCAAACGGTTTGAGAATCGCCGCCACCTTGTCGATGATGGTGAACGCCTGGTCGCTGGGCAGCGCATCGGCGCTGGCGAACAACAGGCTGGAGTTAAGCTCGATCTCCACCCACAACTCATTGCCACGCACGGTCATCTGGTTGGAACGGATCAGGTCGCCAAACGCAGCGCTGATATCGTCGGCGATGCTTTTGAGCGGGTCGCTGGTGCCACCGACGCCGGCAGCGGTTTCATCGCTGTCGTTGACCAGCGGCTTGGCCGGGGTCACGGTCTTGGGGCGCTCTTCGCCAATGGGGATCGGCTTGAGCGCGCGCTCGGTATCGTTGAACACCCCCACCAACGCCTGGGAAATGATCTTGTACTTGCCTTCGTTGACCGACGAGATCGAGTACATCACCACGAAAAACGCAAACAGCAAGGTGATGAAGTCCGCGTAGGACACCAGCCAGCGTTCATGGTTGACGTGTTCTTCAGGCTCGCGACGGCGACGGCTCACAGGCACTTCCCTCTCTGACCAACAGCGAACACTTCATTGTGGCGAGCGAGCTTGCTCGCGCTGGGGCGCGAAGCGGCCCTGACCTCAGACGCTGCGACCTGTCTGAATGACCGTGCTGCCTGGAGTGGGGCTGCTTCGCAGCCCAGCGCGAGCAAGCTCGCTCGCCACATGCCCATTCCCATCAATCCATGAAGCCCTGGAGCTTCAGTTCGATGGAGCGCGGGTTTTCGCCCTCGGCAATCGACAGCAGGCCTTCGAGCAGCATTTCGCGGTAACGGGATTGGCGCATGGCAATCGACTTGAGCTTGCTCGCCACCGGCAGCAACACCAGGTTGGCGCTCGCCACACCGTAGATGGTGGCGACAAACGCCACGGCAATGCCGCTGCCCAGTTGCGAAGGGTCGGCCAGGTTGCCCATCACGTGGATCAGGCCCATCACCGCACCGATGATGCCAATGGTCGGCGCGTAGCCGCCCATGCTTTCAAACACTTTGGCGGCGTTGATATCACGGCTTTCCTGGGTGTAGAAATCCACCTCAAGGATGCTGCGAATCGCCTCCGGCTCGGCACCGTCCACCAGCAGCTGCAAGCCCTTGCGGGCGTAGCTGTCGGGCTCGGCATCGGCCACGCCTTCCAGGCCCAGCAAGCCTTCCTTGCGCGCAGTCAGACTCCAGTTGACCACACGGTCGATGCCACCTGGCAAGTCGACCCGTGGCGGAAAAATGATCCAGACCAGAATCTGCATGGCGCGCTTGAACGAACTCATCGGCGACTGCAACAAGGCCGCGCCCACGGTGCCACCGATCACGATCAGCGCCGCCGGGCCGTTGGCCAGGGCGCCCAGGTGGCCGCCTTCGAGGTAGTTGCCACCGATGATGGCGACAAATGCCAGGGTGATGCCGATCAGGCTCAACACATCCATCAGAGACAGGCCTCCACCAGATGCTTGCCAATGTCGTCCAGGCTGTAGACCGCATCGGCCAGGTCAGCCTTGACGATGGCCATGGGCATGCCGTAGATCACGCAACTGGCCTCGTCCTGGGCCCAGACGGCGCTGCCGCCCTGCTTGAGCAGGCGCGCGCCTTCACGGCCGTCGGCGCCCATGCCGGTGAGCACCACCGCCAGAACTTTGTCGCCGTAGGATTTGGCCGCCGAACCGAAGGTGATGTCCACGCACGGCTTGTAGTTGAGACGCTCGTCACCCGGCAGGATTTTGATCGCGCCACGCCCGTCCACCATCATCTGCTTGCCACCCGGAGCCAGCAGCGCCAGGCCAGGGCGCAGGATGTCGCCGTCCTCGGCTTCCTTGACGCTGATGCGGCACAGCTTGTCCAGGCGCTCGGCGAAAGCCTTGGTGAAGGCGGCGGGCATGTGTTGCACCAGCACGATCGGCGCCGGGAAGTTGGCCGGCAGTTGGGTCAGTACACGCTGCAAGGCCACCGGCCCACCGGTGGACGTACCGATTGCCACCAGCTTGTAGGCCTTGCGCTTGGGCGCGGGCGAGTGGGCGCTCGGGGCAGCCGCGCGGGTCGGCGCAGCCGGTGCAGGCCGAGCGACGGGCGCAGGTGCGGGTGCCGGACGGCTGAACGACGAGGTCGGCGCAGCGGCGGGCGTGGGTGCAGGTGCGGATGTCGGCGCGGGTGCGCTGAACAGGCTGCGGCGGTTACTGCGCGAAATGCTGTGCACCTTCTCGCACAGCATCTGCTTGACCTTCTCGGGGTTGCGCGAGATGTCTTCGAAATTCTTCGGCAAAAAATCCACCGCGCCGGCGTCCAGCGCGTCCAGGGTGACCCGGGCGCCTTCGTGAGTCAGCGAGGAGAACATCAACACCGGTGTGGGGCAGCGCTGCATGATATGACGCACGGCCGTGATGCCATCCATCATCGGCATTTCGTAGTCCATGGTGATCACGTCCGGCTTCAACGCAATGGCTTGATCAATCGCCTCTTTGCCGTTGGTGGCCGTGCCGACTACCTGGATCGTTGGATCGGCGGAAAGAATCTCCGAGACGCGGCGGCGGAAGAAACCCGAATCGTCCACCACCAGGACCTTGACTGCCATAAACACTCCGTTAGACGGGGCGGGCATTACTGCCCTGCCCCGCCAGAATCAAATACGCCGTGCGGCGTAACGCTTGAGCATGCTCGGAACATCAAGAATCAGCGCGATGCGGCCGTCACCGGTGATGGTGGCGCCCGACATGCCCGGGGTTCCCTGCAGCATTTTGCCCAGCGGCTTGATGACCACTTCTTCCTGGCCCACCAGTTGGTCGACCACAAAGCCGATGCGCTGGGTGCCCACCGACAGAATCACCACATGGCCTTCGCGCTGCTCTTCATGCTTGGCCGATGCCACCAGCCAGCGCTTGAGGTAGAACAGCGGCAAGGCCTTGTCGCGCACGATCACCACTTCCTGGCCGTCCACCACATTGGTGCGCGACAGGTCGAGGTGGAAAATCTCGTTGACGTTGACCAGCGGGAAAGCGAAGGCCTGGTTGCCCAGCATCACCATCAGGGTCGGCATGATCGCCAGGGTCAACGGCACCTTGATGACGATCTTCGAACCCTGGCCCTTGGTGGAGTAGATGTTGATCGAGCCGTTGAGCTGGCTGATCTTGGTCTTCACCACGTCCATGCCGACGCCACGGCCGGACACGTCGGAAATCTCGGTCTTGGTCGAGAAGCCGGGGGCGAAGATCAGGTTGTAGCACTCGGTGTCGGTGAGACGGTCGGCGGCGTCCTTGTCCATCACGCCGCGCTTGACCGCGATATTGCGCAAGATGGTCGGGTCCATGCCTTTGCCGTCATCGGTGATCGACAGCAGGATGTGGTCGCCCTCTTGCTCGGCCGCCAGGATCACCTTGCCACCGCGTGACTTGCCGGAGGCTTCGCGTTCTTCCGGGGTTTCCACGCCATGGTCGACGGCGTTGCGCACCAAGTGGACCAGCGGGTCGGCCAGGGCCTCGACGAGGTTCTTGTCGAGGTCGGTTTCTTCGCCAACCAGTTCCAGATTGATTTCTTTCTTGAGCTGACGCGCCAGGTCGCGCACCAGGCGCGGGAAACGGCCGAAGACCTTCTTGATCGGCTGCATGCGCGTTTTCATCACGGCGGTCTGCAGGTCCGCGGTGACCACGTCCAGGTTCGACACGGCCTTCTGCATGGCCTCGTCGCCACTGTTCAGGCCCAGGCGCACCAGGCGGTTACGCACCAGTACCAGTTCGCCGACCATGTTCATGATGTCGTCCAGGCGCGCAGTGTCCACGCGCACGGTGGTTTCGGCTTCACTGGCAGGCTTGTCGGCAACCGGCGCAGCGGCGGCACGCGCCGGGGCGGGCGCGGCGGCCGGAGCCGCGGCTTTGGCGGCGACCGGTGCTGGCGTAGCCACCGCCGCGGCGGCGGCAGGGGCCACTTCGGTGAACTTGCCTTTGCCGTGCAGCTCGTCCAGCAAGGCTTCGAACTCGTTGTCGGAGATCAGTCCGTCAGCGGCCGGTTCAGACTTGGCAGCTGGAGCGGCTGCGGTGGCCGCAACGTTCGGCAGGGCATCGGCGACGAACGTGCCTTTGCCATGCAGCTGGTCGAGCAGCGCCTCGAATTCGTCGTCGGTGATATCGGTGCTGGCGCTGGCGGCTGGCGCCGGCGGTGCAGCGGCCGGAGCCACGGCGTCAGCCGCGAACTGGCCCTTGCCATGCAACTGATCGAGCAGGGATTCGAATTCCGCGTCGGTAATGTCTTCGCTGGTCGGCGCGGCAACAGGCGCGGCTGCAGCCGGAGCCGGGGCCTCAGCTTGAGCCTTGACCGCATTGAGCGAATCGAGCAGCTGTTCGAACTCGCTGTCGGTCACGTCCGGCTCGGCTTCTACCACAGGCTCAGGCTCGGCTTGCGCGGCCGGTGCTTCGGCCGCCGGTTCGGCCAGGCGCGCCAGGGCGGCCAGCAGTTCCGGGGTGGCGGCGGTGACCGGTGCACGTTCACGCACCTGGCTGAACATGCCGTTGACCGCATCGAGTGCTTCGAGAATCACGTCCATCAATTCCGAGTCGACCTGACGCTCACCCTTGCGCAGGATGTCGAAGACGTTCTCGGCGATGTGGCAGCACTCCACCAGCTCATGGAGCTGGAGGAAGCCGGCGCCCCCTTTTACAGTGTGAAAACCGCGAAAAATTGCATTGAGCAGGTTCGCATCATCCGGACGGCTTTCCAGCTCGACCAGTTGTTCGGACAGTTGCTCTAAAATTTCGCCGGCCTCTACAAGGAAATCCTGAAGGATTTCTTCATCGGCGCCGAAGCTCATGTGGGTGCTCCTTAGAAGCCTAAACTGGACAGCAAATCGTCTACGTCATCTTGACCGGATACGACGTCTTCACGTTTATCGGCATGAATCTGCGGACCTTCACCCTTGGCGAGATGTTTTTGTGGATCTTTTTCCGAGAGGATCGCTTCGCGGTCATGTTCGATGCCGGCAAAACGGTCGACCTGGCCGGCCATGAGCACCAGTTTGAGCAGGTTGCTTTCCACTTCGGTGACCAGTTGGGTCACACGCTTGATCACTTGACCGGTGAGGTCCTGGTAATCCTGGGCGAGCAGAATGTCGTTGAGGTTGCTGGCCACCGTGCGGTTTTCCTGTTCGCTGCGCGACAGAAAACCGTCAACCCGGCGGGCCAGCTCACGGAACTCTTCAGCCCCCACTTCACGGCGCATGAAGCGGCCCCAGTCAGCGCTCAGGGCCTGGGCTTCAGTGGCCATGCCGTTGACCAGAGGCGTGGCGTTCTCCACCAGGTCCATGGTGCGGTTGGCCGCCGCCTCGGTCAGCCTGACCACATAGGACAGGCGTTCGGTGGCATCGGTGATCTGCGAAATTTCTTCGGCCTGGGGCATGCGCGGGTCAATCTGGAAATTGACGATCGCGCTGTGCAGCTCACGCGTGAGCTTGCCCACTTCCTGGTACAGGCCGCGGTCACGGGTCTGGTTAAGCTCATGGATCAACTGCACCGCATCACCGAACTGGCCCTTTTCAAGGCTGTCGACCAACTGGTGAGCATGTTTCTTCAGGGTCGACTCAAAATCGCCCTGTGACGTTTCGTTATTCTCCATAGCTCCCCCGCGATGGCTTTAGCCGTGGATGCGTTCGAAGATTTTTTCGATCTTCTCTTTCAAGGCCAATGCTGTGAATGGCTTGACCACGTAACCGTTGACCCCGGCCTGGGCGGCTTCAATGATCTGTTCACGCTTGGCTTCGGCGGTCACCATCAACACCGGCAGGCTGCGCAGTTTTTCATCGGCACGCACGTGGCGCAGCAAGTCGATACCGGTCATGCCCGGCATGTTCCAGTCGGTTACCAGAAAGTCGATGCTGCCGCTGTTGAGGATCGGAATGGCGGTAATGCCATCGTCCGCCTCGACCGTGTTTGTGAACCCAAGGTCACGCAACAGGTTTTTTATGATCCGCCGCATCGTTGAGAAGTCATCAACGATGAGGATTTTCATGTTCTTGTCCAATTCGACCTCCAAGCAGTCTTAAACGCGCCCAGCACCTGGACGCGCCACTTCATTCAACAGGCGTTACACAAAAAGGACTGCCCAGGGCACCACGCAACGAAACCGCGAAGGCTCATACCCCCGCGGTAGCGTCTGCAGTGTCCCCACACTGCCTGTCAGCGCGCGCGCCACTCTCCCAACCGCCCCCGCAAGCGGGCCGCGCACTGGCTATGCAACTGGCTGACACGCGATTCGCTGACCCCCAGGACCTCACCGATTTCCTTGAGGTTCAGCTCTTCGTCGTAGTACAGCGCCAACACCAGGCGCTCGCGCTCCGGCAAATTGGCAATGGCCTCCGCCAGCGCCCCCTGGAAGCGTTCATCTTCCAGATCGCGCGACGGTTCCATATGCGCGCTCGCGCCGTCCTCGTGCAGCCCTTCGTGTTCGCCGTCCTGCAACAGGTCGTCGAAACTGAACAGGCGGCTGCCCAAGGTATCGTTCAAAATCCCGTAATAATCATCGAGACTCAATTGGAGTTCGGCCGCAACTTCATGATCTTTAGCGTCACGACCGGTTTTTGCTTCAATTGCGCGAATTGCGTCACTGACCATTCGCGTATTGCGGTGTACCGAACGCGGCGCCCAATCCCCTTTACGCACCTCATCGAGCATCGCACCACGGATACGAATACCCGCATACGTCTCGAAACTCGCGCCTTTGCTCGCATCGTATTTGGTCGACACTTCGAGCAGGCCGATCATGCCGGCCTGGATCAGGTCTTCCACCTGCACGCTGGCGGGCAGACGAGCCAACAGGTGATAGGCAATACGCTTGACCAACGGCGCATAGCGCTCGATCAATTCGCCCTGAGTGTCACGGGCGGACTTCTTGTAGGCGTTGTAGCCGTTCGCTGTCATAGCACCGGTCCTGCGCTCGTCTGATGTACCAATCGCTCGACGAAAAACTCCAGATGCCCCCGAGGGTTGGCAGGCAACGGCCAGGTATCGACCTTCTGGGCAATGGCCTTGAACGCCAGTGCGCACTTCGAACGGGGGAACGCTTCATAGACCGCACGCTGCTTCTGCACGGCCTTGCGCACACACTCGTCGTAGGGCACCGCACCGACGTATTGTAAGGCGACGTCGAGGAAGCGATCCGTGACCTTGGTCAACTTGGCAAACAGGTTGCGGCCTTCCTGCGGGCTCTGGGCCATGTTGGCCAGCACGCGGAAGCGGTTCATGCCGTAGTCACGGTTAAGCAGTTTGATCAGGGCGTAGGCGTCGGTGATCGAGGTGGGTTCGTCGCAGACCACCAGCAGCACTTCCTGGGCGGCGCGCACAAAGCTGACCACCGACTCGCCGATCCCGGCGGCGGTGTCGATCACCAGCACGTCGAGGTTGTCGCCGATATCGCTGAAAGCCTGGATCAGGCCGGCATGCTGCGCCGGGCTCAGGTGCACCATGCTCTGGGTGCCCGAGGCGGCCGGCACGATGCGGATGCCACCGGGGCCCTGGAGCAGCACATCGCGCAGCTCACAGCGACCTTCGATCACATCGGCGAGGGTGTGTTTGGGTGTCAGCCCCAGCAGAACGTCCACGTTCGCCAGGCCCAGATCAGCATCCAGCAGCATGACGCGACGGCCAAGCTCTGCCAGGGCCAGGGACAAATTCACTGACACGTTAGTTTTGCCGACGCCACCTTTGCCGCCGGTCACCGCGATCACCTGTACGGGATGCATGCTGCCCATTTTATTTCTTTACCTTGTCTTGCTTAGACGCAGGCTACAGGGGTTGGCCGCGTGTATCGCTTGCAGGCCATCGATGTAGGTACATTTCACGGTGTTCATCCTGCCTCACCCCACCCGCTTTGCCGGGTTGTGGTAAAGGTCGGCGAACATGTCGGCCATCGCTTCCTCGCTAGGCTCGTCTTGCATTTGCACACTGACAGCACGGCTGACCAACTGATGACGGCGCGGCAGATGCAAATCATCCGGGATCCGCGGCCCGTCGGTCAGGTAGGCGACCGGCAGTTCATGACTGATTGCCAGGCTCAACACTTCGCCCAGGCTGGCGGTTTCATCCAGTTTAGTCAGGATGCAACCGGCCAGGCCACAGCGCTTGTAACTGTGATAGGCAGCGGTAAGAACCTGTTTCTGGCTGGTGGTTGCGAGCACCAGGTAATTTTTTGACTTGATGCCGCGTCCGGCCAGGCTTTCGAGCTGCATGCGCAGGGCCGGGTCGCTGGCTTGCAGGCCGGCGGTATCGATCAACACCACGCGCTTGCGCAGCAGCGGATCGAGGGCATTGGCCAGGGACTGGCCCGGGTCGACGTGGGTCACCGGCACATTGAGAATGCGGCCCAGGGTCTTGAGTTGCTCCTGGGCGCCAATGCGGTAGCTGTCCATGCTCACCAGCGCGATATTCGACGCGCCGTACTTGAGCACATAACGCGCGGCCAGCTTGGCCAGGGTGGTGGTCTTGCCCATGCCGGCGGGGCCGACCATGGCGATCACACCGCCTTCTTCCAGGGGTTCGATTTCCGGGGTGGCGATCATCCGCGCCAAATGCGCCAGCAGCATGCGCCAGGCTTGGCGCGGCTCCTGGACTTCGGCGGTCAGCGCCAGCAGGTCGCGGGACAACGGACCGGACAGGCCGATGCGCTGCAGGCGACGCCACAGGTTGGCTTGTTGCGGCTTGCTGCCTTGCAGTTGCGTCCAGGCCAGCGAGCCGAGCTGCACTTCGAGCAGCTCGCGCAGGCCGTTGAGTTCAAAGCGCATCGAATCGAACACGCGCTGGTCGACCGTGGCGGCCGGGGCTGGCGCGGCGGGACGTGGCGGTTCGACAAAGGTAGGTTCAACCAGCGGCTCGGCGGCGGTCAGGGGCAAGCCGGCGAACAGCTGGCGGTTGGTGGTGGCATCGCTGTCGCCACGCATGCTCAGTTCGGCCTGGGCCGAGACGATGCGCGAAGCGGTCTTGCGCAGCTCGTCCTCCAGCTCCATGTTCGGCACGCGCGGAGCCAGGGCCTGGGGCGTGTAATCCAGGGCAGCCGTCAGCTCGACACCGCCGGCAATACGACGGTTGCCGATAATCGCGGCATCGGCGCCCAGCTCATCGCGGACCAACTTCATGGCCTGACGCATATCGGCGGCGAAAAAACGCTTCACTTGCATAACCCACTACCCTC
This region of Pseudomonas sp. MUP55 genomic DNA includes:
- a CDS encoding chemotaxis response regulator protein-glutamate methylesterase, with the translated sequence MAVKVLVVDDSGFFRRRVSEILSADPTIQVVGTATNGKEAIDQAIALKPDVITMDYEMPMMDGITAVRHIMQRCPTPVLMFSSLTHEGARVTLDALDAGAVDFLPKNFEDISRNPEKVKQMLCEKVHSISRSNRRSLFSAPAPTSAPAPTPAAAPTSSFSRPAPAPAPVARPAPAAPTRAAAPSAHSPAPKRKAYKLVAIGTSTGGPVALQRVLTQLPANFPAPIVLVQHMPAAFTKAFAERLDKLCRISVKEAEDGDILRPGLALLAPGGKQMMVDGRGAIKILPGDERLNYKPCVDITFGSAAKSYGDKVLAVVLTGMGADGREGARLLKQGGSAVWAQDEASCVIYGMPMAIVKADLADAVYSLDDIGKHLVEACL
- the fleN gene encoding flagellar synthesis regulator FleN — encoded protein: MGSMHPVQVIAVTGGKGGVGKTNVSVNLSLALAELGRRVMLLDADLGLANVDVLLGLTPKHTLADVIEGRCELRDVLLQGPGGIRIVPAASGTQSMVHLSPAQHAGLIQAFSDIGDNLDVLVIDTAAGIGESVVSFVRAAQEVLLVVCDEPTSITDAYALIKLLNRDYGMNRFRVLANMAQSPQEGRNLFAKLTKVTDRFLDVALQYVGAVPYDECVRKAVQKQRAVYEAFPRSKCALAFKAIAQKVDTWPLPANPRGHLEFFVERLVHQTSAGPVL
- a CDS encoding chemotaxis response regulator CheY; this translates as MKILIVDDFSTMRRIIKNLLRDLGFTNTVEADDGITAIPILNSGSIDFLVTDWNMPGMTGIDLLRHVRADEKLRSLPVLMVTAEAKREQIIEAAQAGVNGYVVKPFTALALKEKIEKIFERIHG
- a CDS encoding protein phosphatase CheZ, which codes for MENNETSQGDFESTLKKHAHQLVDSLEKGQFGDAVQLIHELNQTRDRGLYQEVGKLTRELHSAIVNFQIDPRMPQAEEISQITDATERLSYVVRLTEAAANRTMDLVENATPLVNGMATEAQALSADWGRFMRREVGAEEFRELARRVDGFLSRSEQENRTVASNLNDILLAQDYQDLTGQVIKRVTQLVTEVESNLLKLVLMAGQVDRFAGIEHDREAILSEKDPQKHLAKGEGPQIHADKREDVVSGQDDVDDLLSSLGF
- the fliA gene encoding RNA polymerase sigma factor FliA; translated protein: MTANGYNAYKKSARDTQGELIERYAPLVKRIAYHLLARLPASVQVEDLIQAGMIGLLEVSTKYDASKGASFETYAGIRIRGAMLDEVRKGDWAPRSVHRNTRMVSDAIRAIEAKTGRDAKDHEVAAELQLSLDDYYGILNDTLGSRLFSFDDLLQDGEHEGLHEDGASAHMEPSRDLEDERFQGALAEAIANLPERERLVLALYYDEELNLKEIGEVLGVSESRVSQLHSQCAARLRGRLGEWRAR
- the flhF gene encoding flagellar biosynthesis protein FlhF, which translates into the protein MQVKRFFAADMRQAMKLVRDELGADAAIIGNRRIAGGVELTAALDYTPQALAPRVPNMELEDELRKTASRIVSAQAELSMRGDSDATTNRQLFAGLPLTAAEPLVEPTFVEPPRPAAPAPAATVDQRVFDSMRFELNGLRELLEVQLGSLAWTQLQGSKPQQANLWRRLQRIGLSGPLSRDLLALTAEVQEPRQAWRMLLAHLARMIATPEIEPLEEGGVIAMVGPAGMGKTTTLAKLAARYVLKYGASNIALVSMDSYRIGAQEQLKTLGRILNVPVTHVDPGQSLANALDPLLRKRVVLIDTAGLQASDPALRMQLESLAGRGIKSKNYLVLATTSQKQVLTAAYHSYKRCGLAGCILTKLDETASLGEVLSLAISHELPVAYLTDGPRIPDDLHLPRRHQLVSRAVSVQMQDEPSEEAMADMFADLYHNPAKRVG
- a CDS encoding flagellar motor protein, encoding MDVLSLIGITLAFVAIIGGNYLEGGHLGALANGPAALIVIGGTVGAALLQSPMSSFKRAMQILVWIIFPPRVDLPGGIDRVVNWSLTARKEGLLGLEGVADAEPDSYARKGLQLLVDGAEPEAIRSILEVDFYTQESRDINAAKVFESMGGYAPTIGIIGAVMGLIHVMGNLADPSQLGSGIAVAFVATIYGVASANLVLLPVASKLKSIAMRQSRYREMLLEGLLSIAEGENPRSIELKLQGFMD
- the motD gene encoding flagellar motor protein MotD; translation: MSRRRREPEEHVNHERWLVSYADFITLLFAFFVVMYSISSVNEGKYKIISQALVGVFNDTERALKPIPIGEERPKTVTPAKPLVNDSDETAAGVGGTSDPLKSIADDISAAFGDLIRSNQMTVRGNELWVEIELNSSLLFASADALPSDQAFTIIDKVAAILKPFENPVHVEGFTDNFPIATAQYPTNWELSSARASSIVRMLAMQGVNPQRLASVGYGEFQPVANNATVEGRARNRRVVLVVSRNLDVRRSLTGTGTANATPDAALRRAGTQTAPAPAKPSVRASSVNSPSPAQ
- a CDS encoding chemotaxis protein CheA, producing MSFGADEEILQDFLVEAGEILEQLSEQLVELESRPDDANLLNAIFRGFHTVKGGAGFLQLHELVECCHIAENVFDILRKGERQVDSELMDVILEALDAVNGMFSQVRERAPVTAATPELLAALARLAEPAAEAPAAQAEPEPVVEAEPDVTDSEFEQLLDSLNAVKAQAEAPAPAAAAPVAAPTSEDITDAEFESLLDQLHGKGQFAADAVAPAAAPPAPAASASTDITDDEFEALLDQLHGKGTFVADALPNVAATAAAPAAKSEPAADGLISDNEFEALLDELHGKGKFTEVAPAAAAAVATPAPVAAKAAAPAAAPAPARAAAAPVADKPASEAETTVRVDTARLDDIMNMVGELVLVRNRLVRLGLNSGDEAMQKAVSNLDVVTADLQTAVMKTRMQPIKKVFGRFPRLVRDLARQLKKEINLELVGEETDLDKNLVEALADPLVHLVRNAVDHGVETPEEREASGKSRGGKVILAAEQEGDHILLSITDDGKGMDPTILRNIAVKRGVMDKDAADRLTDTECYNLIFAPGFSTKTEISDVSGRGVGMDVVKTKISQLNGSINIYSTKGQGSKIVIKVPLTLAIMPTLMVMLGNQAFAFPLVNVNEIFHLDLSRTNVVDGQEVVIVRDKALPLFYLKRWLVASAKHEEQREGHVVILSVGTQRIGFVVDQLVGQEEVVIKPLGKMLQGTPGMSGATITGDGRIALILDVPSMLKRYAARRI